The [Eubacterium] eligens ATCC 27750 genome segment AAGTCCAATATATGTATACACAAGTCCAACGCATATCTTCATAAGCGACTTCTTATTCATCTTTGGAGCAAATATCTGAAACACTACGAAAAATACAATTATCGGAAGAAGTGACAGTGCTATTTCTTTCAGATATTTCGGTATCTCATACAGGAACAGCTTACCAAGTTCAACAGAATCGCCTACTTCAGTAATTGCTGTTGTTGTAAAATTACCCTCTGTACTATAAACCATTCCAAGAATAAGAACTGCGAGTATTGGTCCGATTGAACATAATGATACAAGACCAAAACTATCATTGCCGGCATGTTTGTCGTTTCGGATAGAAGAAATACCCACACCAAGAGCCATTATAAATGGTACAGTCATCGGACCGGTTGTTACTCCCCCTGAATCAAATGCAACTGCAAGAAAGCCTTTAGGAACAAACATCGCAAGTGCAAAAACAATTGCATAAAACACCAGCAGAAGCGGTGCTAACGGTATTCCAAAAAGTATTCTTAAGAGTGCAGCAACAAGAAATACACCTACTCCAACTGCTACCGATAATATAAGCACCATGTTAGGTACTGCCGCCACCTGACCTGCAAGCACCTGCAAATCCGGCTCAGAAACTGTAATTATAACTCCAAGGATAAATCCAATCGCTATAATCATCCATAATTTCTTAGTCCTTAACATGCTTCCACCAACTCTTTCTCCCATTGGCGTCATGGACAATTCTGCCCCTAAAGAAAAAAACACCATGCCAATAATAACCAGCACGGCTCCAACAATGAATTCAACCAGTATACTAGGTGAAAGAGGTGCTATTGTGAAGCCAAGAAGCAACACTATAAGCATTATTGGTACTACCGCACTAACAGACTCCTTTGTCTTTTCCTTCATCTTCTCTCTTACCACTGTATTCTGGTAACTAAATTGTGTCCTTAATAATCCAGCCTTCAATAAAATCTCCCTTTGCTCTTAAATATCAGTTTCGGGTTACATAGTAATATATTAACATCTAATAATTGTACTGGCTACTTAAAATTTTATAAAAAGTGCTCTAATCAGAACACTTTTTATAAATTAAAACTCAATTATAAATTGTCATTTTCTTTCTCTCTGAGCAGTTCCTCATACTTTAACTGGTATGCAATCAGCCGTGGAATGTATTCTGGTGGAGTTCTTCTTGATGCCTCCCAGTCCTCTAATGTACGCACAGGAATGCCTGTGTGCTGTGAAAATTCTTTTCTAGTCATTCCAACGCTTTCTCTAAGCTGTTTTATTGTCTCTGCTATAGTCATAATATATCCCCTCTCAATGCATTTTTATAATTTTAATAAAATATAGCTTTGATAACTGGTTTCATTTTTTCAATCCATTCATTATTAACAACATCATAATAACAATCTTTTTCATAGCTGGTCTCCTCAAAACAATTGTATTGATATAAAATTATTATACATCATATCATATAAAAATTTCAATTCTATAAACAGCATTTAACCATTATATTCTATTATCATTTATAAAACCCATCTATAACCACAATTTTGCTGTTTCAGTTCAAACATTCGCAGTTCGTCCGCTTCTTTTTTCTCACGGCTCCTCACTTTACGCTCCTGTTTATTCTGTTCCTGCTGTAATTTCAATGCCTGCTGCGATTTTGTGCCGATGCCTGTTTCCTGCATCTGTTTTTTCGCTTCACGTTGCATCCTTTCTCTGCCTCCATGTTTGATAATTAAGATAATATATCTGTACGGCTTGTATTTCGGTATTCGCTTGGTGTAACTTTGTATCGTTCCTTAAATACCCGATTGAATGTTCTCTGACTTTCAAATCCGCTATCATAGCATATATTTGTAATGGCATCACTGGTATTTTCCAAACGATAGCAAGCATAATTTAGTCTTGTATCATTCAGATATTGATTGAAATTACGATGGAATGTTTTGGAGAATGTTCGTGATAAAACATACTTGCTCACTCCCAAATCTCTTGCCATATCATCTAGCGAGAAATTCTTTCTAAAATTACCAGACACGTACGATACTGCCTGATAGACAAGATCTTTACTTCCCACATCTCCTTTCTCGACCAGTTTCAGCTTTCCAATGCATCTTGCAATCACAATCTGCAGATATGCCTGTATAACTGCTATATCCATGTGATCTGTATCTAAGATGGCATTAATTGCCCGGTATACTTCTGGCTCCACCATCTCTGCCTTTATAATAGGGTAATCCGGTGCCATCGTCTGTATTATTTCAGCATATTTTCCAATCGCAAACGGTGGAGAAATAATGTAAACTGCCTTATTCACTCCCGGCGAGAAAATCTGATAATGATGGATAATATCCGGAAATACAAAGCCGATATCTCCCTTTTCCATGTGATATAACTCTTGACCAACTCCAAGCTCCAGTGTTCCATTTGTCACACATACAATCTCCAATGCATTATGTAAATGCGGAGCGACATGCTTCGATTTTCTTTTTAAAGTTAATATTTCTTCTTTTGTATCAATAAATGATAAATGCATTGGTTACGCCCCCTTTGCAAGATTTGTCTACTTTTTCTTTCGATTTGGCAAGCAATCTCATTGTATTCATTCTATAATCAGCTTGTAAATAAGGAAAGGAGGACTTCCAAATGAACAAGTTTAAGAATTATATGAACAACCTTTTAGTATTCTACGCTGATTACTTTGAACATGTATATCATGCATAAAATACTAAAAGGACTGCTTTGTTAAAACTGAACACCTAGTTTGCAGACCATTTCGCAAAAATGAAATGGTTCTTTTTATAAATCATCAATAAATCTATTGAATGCTGCAATTCCATCTGGTGTCCTTTTATAAACACCCGCATCCTCTAAAACCTTTGTAAAGACAATTCCAATTTCCTTTTGCACGATAGAATGAATATTCTCCGATGTAATGTCATACTTAGGAATCCATTCCTCTGCCCAGTCTGCGTGAGAAGCCATAGCTTCATTCTGCCTTAGATCTTCTCCACTCAAGATTGCCCGCTCCAAGTCTGACATTTCTTTTTTCAATCTCGCTGGTAGCACCGCAAGTCCCATAACCTCAATCAGACCAATATTTTCTTTCTTTATATGATGATACTGTGCGTGCGGATGATAAAGTCCCATCGGGCACTCCTCTGTGGTAATATTGTTTCTAAGCACAAGATCAAGCTCATACAGGTCTCCACGCTTTCTTGCTATTGGTGTGATGGTATTATGCGGAACGCCGTCTGTCTCGCTAAATATATATGCCTCCGGATCCGAATAGCCTCTCCACTTTTCTAAAATATGATTTGCCGCATCCACAAGCTCATTTATCTCTCTTCCTTGCAATCGTATCACAGACATCGGCCATTTCACGATTCCGGCATGTACATTGGGATATCCGTCCAAAACAACTTCAGATTCATATGGTGCCTTTGCCATTGCAAATACATAGCCTCCACCTTGAAAATGATCATGGCTTAAAATTGATCCTCCTACAATCGGCAAATCTGCATTTGAGCCTAATGTATAGTGCGGAAACTGTCTTACGAAATCCAACAGCTTACCAAATGTTGCCTTGTTAATCACCATTGGTATATGATTATAATTAAAAATAATACAATGCTCATTGTAATAAACATACGGTGAATATTGCAGGTAATAATCTTCCTCACACAATGTAAGTGGAATAATTCTATGATTCTGTCTTGCAGGATGCATAATATGTCCTGCATAGCCCTCATTTTCCCGACAAAGCAAACATGCAGGATATCCAGACTTCTTTGTCATTCCCGCCTTTATAATATCTCTAGGATCTTTCTCTGGCTTTGACAGATTTATAGTTATATCCATCGTTCCAAAATCTGTTTCTGTCGTCCACTTTTCATCCTTCTCAATACGATCTACACGAATGTAATTTGTTATCTGGCTGAACTGATAATAAAACTGAGTTGCATGTTTAGGTGAATTTTCATATTTTTCGGCAAATTTTCTGCGAACAGTTGACGGAGCTGGTGTCAAAACTCCCATAACTTTTGTATCAAAGAGATCTCTCTGCGCAATCGTATCATCTTTCATGACTCCATTTGCAATAGCATATGCAATCATATCCTCTAAGATCAGGTGCAGTTTTCTCGGCTCTACATCTTCTTCTGATGCCACATAGTCATTTAATCCAAACAACTCCAACAATGAATTTGTTACATAGACCTCATCTGCAAGATCAATCAGACCGTTTTTCAATCCATAATTTACCAGTTCGTTAATCAAATGATTAATCATCACACATTTCTCCAATCCATCGTAATCCTAAATTACCTTAATGCCACCATACTTACGAATCTTCAACACATCGCAAGCTCCGCTTCCAAACACTTCTTCCATCCCAGTCTTGTAATGTTCCACAAGCTCGTTTGGAACAAACGCCTGAATTGTTCCTGCGAAACCACCTCCGTGCACTCGGCATACGCCTTTATCTTCCAATAGGATTTCACTCACCGCCAGTGCTACCGATACATTCTGATGGCTGACATCATGACATGTAAATACATTTTGAAGATACTTAAAGGATGAATCTCCCGATTTCTTTACCAATAAAAGGAACTCTGAAAAGTTGTCTTTCTTTAAAGCATCTACTTCCTTTTGTACCCGTTCATTCTCACATATAAAGTGTAAAGCACGAAGTGCCGCCCTATCTCCTGCCTCTGCACGTATCTTAGATAAATTACTAAGGATTTCTTTCTTTGATACTTCTCCTAATACTTCTTTACCGAAACATGCTGCCGCCTGTTTCATCTCCATCGGTATTGCTGCATAGTCCGGTGTAAGATCTGCGTGAGAACCCTTGGTATCTGTAATACATAAACTGTATCCATGTACATCAAGATCAAATTCAACACGCTCCACCTCTGGTTTTTGAGGATTCTCAAAATTGATATGCACCAGACTTCCAACCGAGCAAGCCATCTGATCCATCAATCCACATGGTTTTCCAAAGTACACATTCTCTGCGTACTGTCCGATCATAGCAATCTCAATCGCTGATATATTGCCTTGATTGTACATGTAGGATAAGATAGTTCCAATCAGAGTTTCAAATGCTGCCGAGGAAGATAACCCTGCTCCAATCAGCACATCGCTGGTAATATATGCCTGAAATCCACCGATTGTATGCCCATTCTCTTTTGTCTTTGCTAATACGCCACGAATCAATGCTTGGGTGCTTCCTTCTTCTTTATCTTTCTTATCTAAGTCATCCAAATGAATCGCAATCAGATTATTATAACCGTCCGATACAATACGGACTACTTGATCGTCTAATTTTTTTGCAACAGCGATAGCATCATGGTTAATAGATGCAGCCAAAACCTCCCCATGCTGATGATCCGTATGATTTCCTCCAATCTCACTTCTGCCCGGAGCACTATATATCCAAACATCATCATCGCCGAATCGTGTAATATACTGTTCAATGGCTTCTATATATCGTTTTCTTTCATATGGAAGTTTGTCTTTGTCCACATAAATATCAGTCAATACATCATCACACATTCTCCCGTTAATCATCTCTATTATTGTGTCCGCCTTCAAAATATACACCTCCTTCTTGCACAAAAAGCATTGCCATTCTCGAATGTTCAATTAGACAATGCTTTTCATTACATATAACCCCTAATACTCTGTTGCGTCTGTTACTTCATCAGACTTAATTCCCTTTTCAGCTTTTAATTTTTCATTTGCAGCTTCTACGTTCATTCTGGAAAGAACAATCATAATTAACACATCAAATATCAATGGCAACCATAAATACATAAACTGCATCATATCAAGTGCTGACTGCGGCTGTGTTGCATTTGTTCCGACATAACCACTAAGCTCTAATAACCAGCCACATACTGCAGTTCCAATTCCTCCACCAATCTTTACACCAAGTGATGTACAAGAATACATAGTTCCATCAATTCTCTTTCCCTGTGTCAGATAAGTATACTCTGAACAAGATGCAATCACTGCGTTCATATCTCCCTGCCATGGTCCCTGTCCAAGGGCTGCAAGGGCTGTAAATGCCAGCATAAGAGGAACACTTCCCATATATCCAGCTACAACAACCAACGCTCTACCAATAACGGCAATGATATATCCCCTAAGATTCAACTTGTACATACCCTTCCATTTACCAACGAATGTCGGAGTAAAGATAAGAGCTATAATAAGTGGGATATTCACAGCCCAGGCGAACTGACCAAAGAGGTTTTTATTCTTCAGCACCCATGTCATATAGTAGATACCGGCACCAATCATAGCACTGTAGAGCTGCTGTAAAATATAAGTTCCACAGATCATCATATAATACTTGTTCTTTACAAGCAGCTTAAATGCATGAACCAATCCATACTTTTCTTCATCGCCCTTAACTTCTCCCTCGTTAAGCTCCTCCTCTGGAAGTTCTTTTACGGAGAGTGCTGAGATTGAATTTACAATCAGACCGATAATTGCATAGATAATTGCTACAGTTCTCCATGCTGCCGCATCCCCACCACAATAATCAACAAATTTTACGGTTACAGATTGAATCAAAAGACTTGTAGAAAATGCAAAAATAAAACGACAAGATCCCATCTGCACACGCTCTTTGCTGTTCTTTGTAATCAAAGAAGTCAATGCGGAATATGCAATATTATTTGCTGTATAGAACACTCCATTTAACAATGTGTATGCAATAAAGAACCATGCATATTTTGCTGTATTTCCCCAGCTTGTAGGAACAGCAAAACAACATACCAGCGTAATTGCACAACCAATGTAACCATAAAGCATCCATGGCTTTGCCTTGCCCAGCTTACTGTGCGTCTTATCTATCATCGAGCCAAAGAATATGTCTGTAAATCCATCAAACAGCTTAGAAAGTGCTATCAGCGTACCCACTATACCTGCTGCGAGTCCAACAGAATCTGTCAGATAAATCATCACAAATGATGTTAAAAATGCATATACTACATTTCCTGCTATATCGCCGGATCCGTATCCGACTTTGTTATACCATTTTAAATACTTTTTTTCTTCCATAGAATCACTCCTCATCTTAATTAGGTTTAGAATTTCATGTGTCGAACAGTCTGATGCTATATTATTCTAAATGTTTTACTTTTGTTCTTTTGTATCCCAAGTATCACCATATGTCCGGACTTATATGGCAATATTTAGGGAAATGCTGTGTCAACAAGTTACATTATTATTATCCCTTCACATACGGAACCAGTGTAAACCGGAACCGGAATAATCTATCATCAAATCTGTACGCATCTAACACGTCTGGTCCGCAACTGTTAGAGCCTATTCCATTCTGTGCATAATCAAGACAGAGTACCGTACTGTCCGATTCTATAAGTTCATAATTATGTGCTTTTTTCTCCAACTCCTCCTGCGTATAGAAAGAGGCATTGAATGAAAATGCATCTTCTTCTGCTATAGCTGTGATACCATATTGGCTGTTGCCAAGCTCCACATAATCACAGTCATAGTGACTTCCGTTTTCCTGTGGACGAATATAATCTTCATGCATATCTGAAACCTTAAGACGATACAATCCATGGCTTGCTGCTCTATGCTTGTCCCGGTAGCTTTCCTGCGGTCCCATACCGAAGAACCCTGCATCTGTAAGTTTCTTATCTAAGAACATCCTCACACCAAATCTTGGAAGATCAGGGAATTCATCATTCTTTTTCACTGCGATATCAGCTCCAATTCTTCCGGCTGCATCAATCGTCCATATGAGTGTCACATCAAGAATCTTCTGCACGGTTGGTGCTACAACCGAAGCCTGACTTACAACAGTCACTCCGTGCTTTCCTTGAATCACCTCTGAATTATATGCTCTTGTATATGCTTCATTGTAGTGTGCTTTCCTCCACTCCGCCTTGATATACATATCATTATCCGTCGGCGCTCTCCAGATATTCAGTTCCATCGGATTCTTCAGATATTCTCTGCCTGCAAATATTAAACTGTCAAAAAGTGCTGTCCGTTTGTTGATTATATAGGAAAACTCTCGTCCCTTTATGTTGATCTCTGTATCATTCTCCTGCACCTGAATACGGGTATCCGGTACTTCCTTTGTAAGCCAGCTTAATGCCTGCTGATTCTTTGCACCCTTACTGCTTACATCTATCTCATCAAAGCCTAAGACATACGCCTTGGAAAGAAGCGGGATGTCCTTCTTCAGCTTATAGAACAGCTTCAGATATACCTTTCCATTCTCCGGGATTGAAAGCTTTAAGGTTGTACTTCCATCACAATGCGGTAAAATGGATACTTCGGAAAGCTTCCCCTTCCCTATTACAAGCCCATCCTGTGACAACTCATAAGTAATCTCTGCATAATCCTTCAGATCATCAAAATCCATATAGTTGTGAAGCACTAATTCTCCACTTGCTGCATCATACGATACTACTCTTGCCGGTCGGTATACATTCTTGTACTCCAAAAGTCCGGTGTGTATCCTTCTGTCCGGATATACCAGACCATCCATACAGAAGTTGCTGTCATGGATTACTTCGCCATGATCGCCACCATAGGCATATATCGTCTTGCCATTTTCGGCTACACCATGGACGATTGCATGATCGCACCACTCCCACACGAAACCACCGCACATCTTATCCTCTGCCTGTATCATCTGGAAATAATCTTCAAAATCTCCAGGACCATTTCCCATACTGTGGCAGTATTCCACCAGAAGGAATGGTTTGCTACCATCCTTTTCCAGGTATTCCTCTATCTCAGTAAGCGCCGGATACATACGGCTGTATAAGTCCAGATTCTCGTAATCATAGGTTACATCGTAATTACGGTATCTGGCACTCTCATACTGCGTGATCCGCTCCGGATCAAATTCCTTTGTCCATGCCAGTGCCTTCTCAAAATTGCAGCCATAAGCACTTTCATTTCCCATAGACCACATCACGATACAGAACCGGTTCTTGTCACGCTCCACCATCAGCTTCACACGGTCAACAATCGCAGCTTCCCATGCCGGATCATCTGCTATCTTCTCATTCCAACGCTTAAAGCGGTTGTAATCCGTATCCTCTTTTCGATACAGCATAAATGGTCCGTGTGCTTCAATATCTGCCTCGTCGATCACCATAAATCCATAGCGGTCGCACATTTCATAAAAAAATGGTGCATTTGGATAATGGCTGGAACGGATTGCATTGAAGTTATGCTGCTTCATCAAGGTAAGA includes the following:
- a CDS encoding DUF1538 domain-containing protein, which translates into the protein MKEKTKESVSAVVPIMLIVLLLGFTIAPLSPSILVEFIVGAVLVIIGMVFFSLGAELSMTPMGERVGGSMLRTKKLWMIIAIGFILGVIITVSEPDLQVLAGQVAAVPNMVLILSVAVGVGVFLVAALLRILFGIPLAPLLLVFYAIVFALAMFVPKGFLAVAFDSGGVTTGPMTVPFIMALGVGISSIRNDKHAGNDSFGLVSLCSIGPILAVLILGMVYSTEGNFTTTAITEVGDSVELGKLFLYEIPKYLKEIALSLLPIIVFFVVFQIFAPKMNKKSLMKICVGLVYTYIGLVLFLTGANVGFIPAGNYLGSVLASLSFRWIIVPTGMIIGYFIVKAEPAVYVLMHQVEELTSGSISGKSMQISLSVGVAVSVGLSMIRVLTGISILYFLIPGYGIALILTLFVPKIFTAIAFDSGGVASGPMTATFLLPLAQGACLAVGGNIVTDAFGVVAMVAMTPLITLQILGVIYRIKDSRKENVPQTVTPVVDMFAEFSDDTIIEL
- a CDS encoding helix-turn-helix domain-containing protein, which translates into the protein MTIAETIKQLRESVGMTRKEFSQHTGIPVRTLEDWEASRRTPPEYIPRLIAYQLKYEELLREKENDNL
- a CDS encoding AraC family transcriptional regulator, whose translation is MHLSFIDTKEEILTLKRKSKHVAPHLHNALEIVCVTNGTLELGVGQELYHMEKGDIGFVFPDIIHHYQIFSPGVNKAVYIISPPFAIGKYAEIIQTMAPDYPIIKAEMVEPEVYRAINAILDTDHMDIAVIQAYLQIVIARCIGKLKLVEKGDVGSKDLVYQAVSYVSGNFRKNFSLDDMARDLGVSKYVLSRTFSKTFHRNFNQYLNDTRLNYACYRLENTSDAITNICYDSGFESQRTFNRVFKERYKVTPSEYRNTSRTDILS
- the galT gene encoding UDP-glucose--hexose-1-phosphate uridylyltransferase; amino-acid sequence: MINHLINELVNYGLKNGLIDLADEVYVTNSLLELFGLNDYVASEEDVEPRKLHLILEDMIAYAIANGVMKDDTIAQRDLFDTKVMGVLTPAPSTVRRKFAEKYENSPKHATQFYYQFSQITNYIRVDRIEKDEKWTTETDFGTMDITINLSKPEKDPRDIIKAGMTKKSGYPACLLCRENEGYAGHIMHPARQNHRIIPLTLCEEDYYLQYSPYVYYNEHCIIFNYNHIPMVINKATFGKLLDFVRQFPHYTLGSNADLPIVGGSILSHDHFQGGGYVFAMAKAPYESEVVLDGYPNVHAGIVKWPMSVIRLQGREINELVDAANHILEKWRGYSDPEAYIFSETDGVPHNTITPIARKRGDLYELDLVLRNNITTEECPMGLYHPHAQYHHIKKENIGLIEVMGLAVLPARLKKEMSDLERAILSGEDLRQNEAMASHADWAEEWIPKYDITSENIHSIVQKEIGIVFTKVLEDAGVYKRTPDGIAAFNRFIDDL
- a CDS encoding galactokinase; translated protein: MINGRMCDDVLTDIYVDKDKLPYERKRYIEAIEQYITRFGDDDVWIYSAPGRSEIGGNHTDHQHGEVLAASINHDAIAVAKKLDDQVVRIVSDGYNNLIAIHLDDLDKKDKEEGSTQALIRGVLAKTKENGHTIGGFQAYITSDVLIGAGLSSSAAFETLIGTILSYMYNQGNISAIEIAMIGQYAENVYFGKPCGLMDQMACSVGSLVHINFENPQKPEVERVEFDLDVHGYSLCITDTKGSHADLTPDYAAIPMEMKQAAACFGKEVLGEVSKKEILSNLSKIRAEAGDRAALRALHFICENERVQKEVDALKKDNFSEFLLLVKKSGDSSFKYLQNVFTCHDVSHQNVSVALAVSEILLEDKGVCRVHGGGFAGTIQAFVPNELVEHYKTGMEEVFGSGACDVLKIRKYGGIKVI
- a CDS encoding MFS transporter, encoding MEEKKYLKWYNKVGYGSGDIAGNVVYAFLTSFVMIYLTDSVGLAAGIVGTLIALSKLFDGFTDIFFGSMIDKTHSKLGKAKPWMLYGYIGCAITLVCCFAVPTSWGNTAKYAWFFIAYTLLNGVFYTANNIAYSALTSLITKNSKERVQMGSCRFIFAFSTSLLIQSVTVKFVDYCGGDAAAWRTVAIIYAIIGLIVNSISALSVKELPEEELNEGEVKGDEEKYGLVHAFKLLVKNKYYMMICGTYILQQLYSAMIGAGIYYMTWVLKNKNLFGQFAWAVNIPLIIALIFTPTFVGKWKGMYKLNLRGYIIAVIGRALVVVAGYMGSVPLMLAFTALAALGQGPWQGDMNAVIASCSEYTYLTQGKRIDGTMYSCTSLGVKIGGGIGTAVCGWLLELSGYVGTNATQPQSALDMMQFMYLWLPLIFDVLIMIVLSRMNVEAANEKLKAEKGIKSDEVTDATEY
- a CDS encoding glycoside hydrolase family 2 TIM barrel-domain containing protein; protein product: MIVPRYYEDLSVLHDNTMLARAYYMPASKRMDDLVEHRELSDRMQLLNGTWKFQYFDSIYDMKDAFYEDGYSVESFDEIAVPSVWQMAGYDTHQYTNIRYPFPFDPPYVPQDIPCGAYVHTFDYARDDAAPKAYLNFEGVDSCFYVWLNGTYVGYSQVSHMTSEFDVTDVLREGENRISVLVMKWCDGSYLEDQDKFRMSGIFRDVYLLKRPEKAIRDYHITTELDADIAKIDLTVSFHEPVEVRVKIEDKNGAVVSEGVIDKNGKATFEIVDYKLWNTENPYLYTIIFETEQEVIVDHIALRKIEIKDQVIYLNGQKIKFRGVNRHDSDPVTGFTISMEQIKIDLTLMKQHNFNAIRSSHYPNAPFFYEMCDRYGFMVIDEADIEAHGPFMLYRKEDTDYNRFKRWNEKIADDPAWEAAIVDRVKLMVERDKNRFCIVMWSMGNESAYGCNFEKALAWTKEFDPERITQYESARYRNYDVTYDYENLDLYSRMYPALTEIEEYLEKDGSKPFLLVEYCHSMGNGPGDFEDYFQMIQAEDKMCGGFVWEWCDHAIVHGVAENGKTIYAYGGDHGEVIHDSNFCMDGLVYPDRRIHTGLLEYKNVYRPARVVSYDAASGELVLHNYMDFDDLKDYAEITYELSQDGLVIGKGKLSEVSILPHCDGSTTLKLSIPENGKVYLKLFYKLKKDIPLLSKAYVLGFDEIDVSSKGAKNQQALSWLTKEVPDTRIQVQENDTEINIKGREFSYIINKRTALFDSLIFAGREYLKNPMELNIWRAPTDNDMYIKAEWRKAHYNEAYTRAYNSEVIQGKHGVTVVSQASVVAPTVQKILDVTLIWTIDAAGRIGADIAVKKNDEFPDLPRFGVRMFLDKKLTDAGFFGMGPQESYRDKHRAASHGLYRLKVSDMHEDYIRPQENGSHYDCDYVELGNSQYGITAIAEEDAFSFNASFYTQEELEKKAHNYELIESDSTVLCLDYAQNGIGSNSCGPDVLDAYRFDDRLFRFRFTLVPYVKG